Part of the Caldibacillus debilis DSM 16016 genome, TTATATAATAAAATTAAGTCAAAGATAGTCAAAGTCAAATAACCTCATCGTACTGGTATTGGGTAGGGGTGAAGTTCATGCGGAATATTTCTGACATCATTGAAGAATATATCAAAAGCGTATTGGAACGGAACAATGCGGAGATTGTAGAAATAAAAAGAAGCGAAATCGCCAGCAAATTTCAATGCGTCCCTTCACAAATCAACTATGTCATCAACACGAGATTCACCATTGAACGGGGTTATTTGGTGGAAAGCAAACGGGGCGGCGGCGGGTACATTCGCATCATCAAGGTAAAACCCCATACGGAATACCAGTTGCTGGAGCAGCTTTTGTCCATCATCGGTGATGAACTTTCCCAATCGAGCGCTTCGGCGATCATCGAACGGCTTATGGAAGAAAAAATCATCACGGAAAGGGAAGGGAAAATCATGTCGAGCGTGGTCGACCGTTCCGTCATTTATCTGGAATTGCCGGAACGGGACCGAATGCGGGCAAGATTGCTTAAGGCCATGTTAACCGCGTTGATGTACGAATGATTCCGGGATCGCGACATTTCGAATGATCAAGAATGGGGTGTAAAATATGATCTGTCAAGAATGTCAAAAAAGGCCGGCCACCATGCACTTCACGAAGATCGTGAACGGGGAAAAAACGGAAATCCATCTTTGCGAAGAATGCGCCCAGGAAAACGGCGATATTTTCATGTTTAACCATTCTCCGGCGTTAACCTTCAACAACATATTGGCGAATTTGTTCAATATGTCGCCGTCCATTCAGCATGCGGACGCCAACGTTTTTCAAGCCCACGACCTGCTGCAATGCACGAAATGCGGCTTGACTTTCCAACAATTTTTGAACATCGGGAAATTCGGCTGCTCTCATTGCTATGAAACTTTCAAGGATCAATTGACCCCCCTGTTGAAACGGCTTCATGGGGGAAATTGGAACCACGGCGGCAAAATCCCGAAACGGGCCGGCGGTACGGTCCATCTCCGGAAAAGGATCGAGGCGTTAAAAGAAAGGCTGCAAAAATTGGTGGAACGGGAAGAATTTGAAGAGGCCGCAAAAGTCCGGGATGAAATCAAATATTATGAGAAGCAGTTGTTCAACCGGGAGGATGGAGAATAAATATGTCATTGGAACGGTTTTTGAATCAATCCGCAAGCTATTGGATGAACGGAAACGGGCCCCAATCGGATATCGTGCTGACATCGCGGATCCGCCTGGCTAGAAATTTGAAGGATTTTTTGTTTCCGACCAAGTTTTCCCGGGATGAGGCGATGCAGGTCGTCCAGACGATCGAAAATGTGGCCCCCCTCATCTTGAGTGATAATCAAAAACAATTGGAAATAATAAAAATGGATGATCTCGATCCCCTCGAAAGGCGGGTGCTGGTGGAGAAACATTTGATCAGCCCCCATTTGGCGGAAGACTCGTCCTGCGGCGCCTGCCTGCTGTCGGAAGATGAAAAGATCAGCATCATGATCAATGAAGAGGACCATATTCGCATCCAGTGCATCTATCCGGGCCTGCAGCTGAAGGAAGCCTTGTATCTGGCCAATTATCTGGACGATCAGCTGGAAGAACATTTGGATTTTGCTTTCAGCGAAACGAGGGGATACTTGACCAGCTGTCCGACGAACGTGGGTACCGGTTTGCGGGCTTCGGTGATGATCCATCTGCCCGGGCTGGTTTTGACCAACCAAATCAACAAGCTGATTCCGACGATCAATCAATTGGGCATGGTCGTCCGGGGCATATACGGTGAAGGAAGCGAAGCCTTGGGGAACATTTTCCAAATTTCCAATCAGATCACCTTAGGAAAGTCGGAAGAGGATATCGTGGTGGACCTGACCGGCGCCGTCGAGCAGATCATTGAACAGGAACGGGCGGCTCGGGAGGCGATCGCAAAAACTTCCGGCATCCAATTGGAAGATAAAGTCTACCGTTCGCTGGGCGTCCTGATGAACAGCCGGATCATCGAATCCAAGGAAGCGGCCCAATGCCTGTCCGACGTCCGTTTGGGGATCGACATGGGCTATATCAAAAATATCCCGAGAACGGTCCTCAATGAATTGATGATTCTGACCCAACCGGCTTTCCTGCAGCACCATGCCGGAGGCCCCTTGCGGCCCTTTGAACGGGACGTCCGCCGGGCCGCCCTGATACGGGAACGGCTGAACTTTGCCACCCATTTGAATTAAAGGAGGAATGAGGACATGCTTTTCGGCCGATTTACGGAGCGAGCCCAGAAGGTATTGGCTCTTGCCCAGGAGGAAGCCATTCGATTAAACCATAATAATGTCGGAACGGAACACATTTTGTTGGGTCTTGTCCGAGAAGGGGAGGGAATTGCGGCTAAAGCACTATTTGCCCTCGGGATCACGCCTGATAAAATTCAAAGTGAGGTGGAAAAATTAATCGGCACCGGCGCCGCTTACACCCAGGCTCCCCCCTATACGCCCCGCGCGAAAAAAGTGATCGAATTATCGATGGATGAAGCGAGAAAAATGGGTCATTCCTACGTCGGAACCGAACATATCCTTCTCGGTTTGATCCGGGAAGGGGAAGGGGTAGCCGCGAGGGTGCTCAGCAATTTGGGCGTCAACTTGAACAAAGCCCGTCAACAGGTGCTGCAATTGTTGGGATCGAGCGACACGTCCCCCCACGGCGGAAACCCGCAGGCGAATGTGAGCACCCCCACGTTGGACAGTCTTGCCAGGGATCTGACCCAGATCGCCAGGGAAGGAAACCTGGATCCGGTAATCGGCCGTAGCAAGGAAATTCAAAGGGTCATCGAAGTGCTGAGCAGGAGGACGAAAAACAATCCGGTCCTGATCGGCGAACCGGGGGTCGGGAAGACGGCGATCGCGGAAGGGCTGGCCCAGCAGATCGTCAATAACGAAGTTCCGGAAATCTTGCGGAACAAGCGGGTGATGACCCTCGACATGGGGACGGTGGTAGCCGGAACCAAGTATCGGGGCGAGTTTGAAGACCGCCTGAAAAAGGTGATGGATGAAATCCGCCAGGCGGGGAATATCATTTTGTTCATCGATGAACTTCACACGCTGATCGGGGCCGGGGGTGCGGAAGGGGCGATCGACGCATCCAATATTTTGAAACCTGCCCTGGCGAGGGGCGAATTGCAATGCATCGGCGCCACCACATTGGACGAATACCGCAAATATATTGAAAAGGATGCCGCTTTGGAAAGACGGTTCCAGCCGATTATGGTGGAAGAACCGACGGTGGAAGAGACGATCCAGATCTTGAAAGGGCTGCGCGACCGTTATGAGGCCCACCACCGGGTCGCGATTACCGACGAGGCGATCGAAGCCGCCGTTCGCCTGTCTGACCGCTATATTACCGACCGTTACCTGCCGGACAAAGCGATCGACTTGATCGACGAAGCGGGATCGAAAGTAAGGCTGAGGAGTTTCACCACTCCTCCCAACTTAAAGGAATTGGAAATGAAACTGGAGGAAATCCGCAAGGAAAAGGATGCCGCGGTGCAAAGCCAGGAATTTGAAAAGGCCGCGGCCCTCCGGGATTCCGAGCAGCGGTTGCGGGAGGAGCTGGAGGCGACGAAAAAGGCCTGGAAAGAAAAACAAGGGAAGGAAAACAGCGAGGTTACGGTGGAGGATATCGCCCGGGTTGTATCCAGCTGGACGGGTATTCCGGTCACCAAACTGGCCGAGACGGAAACGGAAAAATTGTTGAAGCTGGAGGACATCCTGCATGAGCGGGTCATCGGCCAGGAAGAGGCGGTCAAAGCGGTGGCCCAGGCGGTAAGGAGGGCCAGGGCCGGCCTGAAAGATCCGAAACGGCCCATCGGATCCTTCATCTTTTTGGGTCCGACCGGCGTCGGGAAAACGGAATTGGCCCGCGCTTTGGCCGAAGCCATGTTCGGCGACGAAAACGCCATGATCCGGATCGACATGTCGGAATACATGGAAAAACATTCCACATCCCGCTTGGTCGGGGCGCCTCCCGGTTATGTCGGTTATGAAGAAGGCGGACAGCTGACGGAAAAAGTGCGGCGGAGACCCTATTCGGTCATCCTGCTGGACGAGATTGAAAAAGCCCACCCGGATGTTTTCAACATCCTGTTGCAAGTATTGGAAGACGGACGTCTGACCGATTCGAAGGGGAGAACCGTCGATTTCAGGAATACGATCTTGATCATGACGTCCAATGTCGGGGCCGAATCGCTGAAAAGAAACAAATACGTCGGATTCAACCTCCAGGACGGCGGCCAGGATTATAAAGAGATGAAAACGAGGGTCATGGAAGAACTGAAGCGGACCTTTCGCCCCGAATTTTTGAACCGGATCGATGAAATTATCGTGTTCCACGCCCTGGAAAAACATCATTTGAAACAAATCGTATCCCTGCTGTGCAACACGGTCATCGAACGGATGAAGGAGAAGCATATCGATTTGACGATCACGGATCGGGCGAAAGAAAAACTCACGGATATCGGTTACGATCCCGAATACGGGGCAAGGCCGCTGCGGAGGGCCATTCAAAAACATATCGAAGATCTGTTGTCCGAAGAACTGTTAAAAGGAAAGATTCTGGCCGGCCGAAAAGTCACCATCGATTACGAGAACGACGGATTTGTCGTAAAAACTCCCGCGCTCAACGAGGTAGACTGAGGAAGGGGCAAGTCTGTTTGCCTCTTCCATTTTTCAATAAATCGATGAAGGGGTTCAGGATGGCGAAGGTCAAAACGAAGTTCGTTTGTCAAAACTGCGGGTACGAATCGCCGAAATGGATGGGGCGCTGCCCGGGATGCGGGCAATGGAACACGCTGGCTGAAGAGCTTTCGGAAACCGGGAGATCCGGGCGATGGGCGGACCGCGTCCCGGACGGCGGCCGGGCGGTCAAGGCGGTCCCCATCCATGCGGTCGAAGCGCCCGAGGAATCACGGATTTTAACCGGTTCGAAGGAGTTCAACCGGGTTCTCGGCGGCGGGATCGTGAACGGATCCCTTGTCCTGATCGGTGGCGATCCGGGCATCGGGAAATCGACCCTGTTGCTGCAAGTCTCCCATCAGCTGGCCGAACAGGGGAAGAAGGTCCTGTACGTTTCGGGGGAGGAATCGGTCCAGCAGACAAAATTGCGGGCGGAGCGGCTTTCCATCCGAAGCGATCAATTATTTGTTTATGCGGAGACCAATTTGGCGGATATTGATGCCGCCATCCGGCAATTGGAACCGGATTTTGCCGTCATCGATTCGATCCAGACCGTCTATCATCCCGATGTCGCTTCGGCGCCGGGTTCCGTTTCCCAGGTGCGGGAATGTACGGGAGAATTGATGAGGATGGCGAAAACGTACGGCATTCCCGTCTTCATCGTCGGCCATGTGACGAAGGAAGGGGCGATCGCCGGCCCGAAAATATTGGAGCATATGGTCGATACGGTGCTGTATTTTGAAGGGGAGCGGCACCACACCTTCCGCATCCTCCGGGCGGTGAAAAACCGTTTCGGATCCACGAATGAAATCGGCATTTTCGAAATGCGGGACACCGGATTGGAAGAGGTGGAGAATCCGTCCGAATTATTCTTGGAAGAAAGGTCCTCCGGTGCCTCCGGGTCCACCGTCGTCGTTTCCATGGAAGGCACACGGCCGATTTTGGTGGAAATTCAGGCGCTGATCACCCCCACCGTGTTCGGGTATCCGCGACGAATGGCAACGGGCATTGATCAAAACCGGGTTTCCCTGCTGATGGCCGTTTTGGAAAAAAGAGCGGGGCTGTTGCTGCAAAATCAGGACGCCTATTTGAAAGTAACCGGCGGCGTAAAACTGGATGAGCCGGCCATCGATTTGGCCATCGCCGTCAGCATCGTTTCCAGCTTCCGCGATCGGCCCACCGGACGGAAGG contains:
- a CDS encoding CtsR family transcriptional regulator, producing MRNISDIIEEYIKSVLERNNAEIVEIKRSEIASKFQCVPSQINYVINTRFTIERGYLVESKRGGGGYIRIIKVKPHTEYQLLEQLLSIIGDELSQSSASAIIERLMEEKIITEREGKIMSSVVDRSVIYLELPERDRMRARLLKAMLTALMYE
- a CDS encoding UvrB/UvrC motif-containing protein: MICQECQKRPATMHFTKIVNGEKTEIHLCEECAQENGDIFMFNHSPALTFNNILANLFNMSPSIQHADANVFQAHDLLQCTKCGLTFQQFLNIGKFGCSHCYETFKDQLTPLLKRLHGGNWNHGGKIPKRAGGTVHLRKRIEALKERLQKLVEREEFEEAAKVRDEIKYYEKQLFNREDGE
- a CDS encoding protein arginine kinase, giving the protein MSLERFLNQSASYWMNGNGPQSDIVLTSRIRLARNLKDFLFPTKFSRDEAMQVVQTIENVAPLILSDNQKQLEIIKMDDLDPLERRVLVEKHLISPHLAEDSSCGACLLSEDEKISIMINEEDHIRIQCIYPGLQLKEALYLANYLDDQLEEHLDFAFSETRGYLTSCPTNVGTGLRASVMIHLPGLVLTNQINKLIPTINQLGMVVRGIYGEGSEALGNIFQISNQITLGKSEEDIVVDLTGAVEQIIEQERAAREAIAKTSGIQLEDKVYRSLGVLMNSRIIESKEAAQCLSDVRLGIDMGYIKNIPRTVLNELMILTQPAFLQHHAGGPLRPFERDVRRAALIRERLNFATHLN
- the clpC gene encoding ATP-dependent protease ATP-binding subunit ClpC, whose amino-acid sequence is MLFGRFTERAQKVLALAQEEAIRLNHNNVGTEHILLGLVREGEGIAAKALFALGITPDKIQSEVEKLIGTGAAYTQAPPYTPRAKKVIELSMDEARKMGHSYVGTEHILLGLIREGEGVAARVLSNLGVNLNKARQQVLQLLGSSDTSPHGGNPQANVSTPTLDSLARDLTQIAREGNLDPVIGRSKEIQRVIEVLSRRTKNNPVLIGEPGVGKTAIAEGLAQQIVNNEVPEILRNKRVMTLDMGTVVAGTKYRGEFEDRLKKVMDEIRQAGNIILFIDELHTLIGAGGAEGAIDASNILKPALARGELQCIGATTLDEYRKYIEKDAALERRFQPIMVEEPTVEETIQILKGLRDRYEAHHRVAITDEAIEAAVRLSDRYITDRYLPDKAIDLIDEAGSKVRLRSFTTPPNLKELEMKLEEIRKEKDAAVQSQEFEKAAALRDSEQRLREELEATKKAWKEKQGKENSEVTVEDIARVVSSWTGIPVTKLAETETEKLLKLEDILHERVIGQEEAVKAVAQAVRRARAGLKDPKRPIGSFIFLGPTGVGKTELARALAEAMFGDENAMIRIDMSEYMEKHSTSRLVGAPPGYVGYEEGGQLTEKVRRRPYSVILLDEIEKAHPDVFNILLQVLEDGRLTDSKGRTVDFRNTILIMTSNVGAESLKRNKYVGFNLQDGGQDYKEMKTRVMEELKRTFRPEFLNRIDEIIVFHALEKHHLKQIVSLLCNTVIERMKEKHIDLTITDRAKEKLTDIGYDPEYGARPLRRAIQKHIEDLLSEELLKGKILAGRKVTIDYENDGFVVKTPALNEVD
- the radA gene encoding DNA repair protein RadA; its protein translation is MAKVKTKFVCQNCGYESPKWMGRCPGCGQWNTLAEELSETGRSGRWADRVPDGGRAVKAVPIHAVEAPEESRILTGSKEFNRVLGGGIVNGSLVLIGGDPGIGKSTLLLQVSHQLAEQGKKVLYVSGEESVQQTKLRAERLSIRSDQLFVYAETNLADIDAAIRQLEPDFAVIDSIQTVYHPDVASAPGSVSQVRECTGELMRMAKTYGIPVFIVGHVTKEGAIAGPKILEHMVDTVLYFEGERHHTFRILRAVKNRFGSTNEIGIFEMRDTGLEEVENPSELFLEERSSGASGSTVVVSMEGTRPILVEIQALITPTVFGYPRRMATGIDQNRVSLLMAVLEKRAGLLLQNQDAYLKVTGGVKLDEPAIDLAIAVSIVSSFRDRPTGRKDCFIGEVGLTGEVRRVSRIDQRISEAAKLGFERIFLPKNNLGKISSPDGVQLIGVSTINETLSLVFS